The window TGCTGTATGGGTACGCCTTATAGGAGGAAGAAAACAGAACAATTTTGTGTACTTTGCCACAATTGGACAGCAGATGGACATTTAACGTCCGATCTGTGATAAACACTGTTGGAAAGTAATAAAGAAAGCAAGCACAGCAATCCAATCATGTCTTGCTGTGTGTGTTGGAACCCTGCGATGGCAGGAATTTGCTGcaagcaggtgggtggggcttccaTGCCAACAGCCAGAGCTACATGGACGACATGACCATATTAAGCATGTCTCAGTGACATTAGACACAGCTTTTCTTATAGCAGTGAGGTTTGAACTTGTTGAACTTGTTAACTAGTTACTGGcagaatcatgaactctgaagTGTGCAGAGAAACTCTGTATAGAAACTGAAAAGAAATCATCCACGATTGATGATGGAGATCCAGAGCATACTTAACCACCCAGAAGAACACTGGGGTCTTAAAATGGTATTCCTAGAACCCTGACCTCAATCCCATAGACCACCCATGGGAACACCCTTGGGAAGCAATGGACAATAAAAGCCAGCTTGTTGGCGTTTCACTAGCTGATGATGACCTGAAAGCTTTGTTGGCTCAAACGAGGAGGAAGGGCTTGCCACAACTGCAGAATCGGCTGGTTTCAGGCCACAACCCTAAACAATTTGCATGGTTAAACTGATCTTGGGTAGGGTGTCCATTACCATTTTGTCTGCATTTTCAATGTGTATTTATCATTTTGTAATTTAAACCTAAAAACATGTTGCTGTTTTGAGAGCACAAGCAGACCATCCCACCCAAATGCCAAAACCAGTCCACTGGATCCAATTCGGGAAGAGGTCAAGGGTtcaggtttttcttttaaattgtcACCAACGTGTATattacctttttttaaacagggaAAGTTACTTTCAACAGTCGTGGTATGCAAGTCTAAAACCAAACCAGACCggtacaaagaaacaaagaaaagcccAAATGTGTACTTAACTGTGCAAGTCCAAACACCAGCAAGTAAGCAACATCTTTAGCTAAAGACAGCCAGAAATCAGTTACAGCCAGATTGCCATTTTAAGCAATATCCAAATATACAgtgcacacatatacatatatatatatatatatatatatatatatatatatatatatatatgatccCCAAGACTTTTTGGGAAAATATCATGTGGACTGACGACACAAAGGTTGAACCTTTTGGAAAGTTTGAGTGGGCCAAAATCCTGTTCCAGTTCTTGCTCCTCAAGGTGACACAATCAGTTATTAGGTTAAAGTGCCAATTGCTTTTTCGCATAGACACGggtaggtttggataacttTCTTTAATAAATTAAACTGTTACTTAAAAATTCAcacagaggaggctaccccccccccccccccccccctctgtccccttctggctgcctctgcctcaattttatcccacaacttagacattcacattactcacactctcattacacatacatataggatcttgggggtgggcacgatacacggcacccctggcgtcgttgcccacctctcaatgttaaatacacgtagacattgagggctagcaggagggaccatgcgcttacctgctgctctctggcaggtagctccaagccctcctgggttttaaatgcaccttagaacacacatgcatcaacattacaatgagcgggtggagggaggtttggagtcttctctcacccccattctctgcgacctgctggagcaggggggctaggactaggaggaggagttggccgtccgactgcggtctggagtgtggagccttcctgctgctgcggagtcggggcggtctgcctccccccaccgcagggaaaagggaaacaccacctgggtctgggtgcagttcccccctccaggggcgggggcacctagacccggtttgtagagtacgcttggggagtgtgatcgtgtgtacaacgtctctttatgtctgtctccacgttggttgagtgtggagtaagtgcatatgagagcatgagggtgggaatggatgtttgtatctgtgtgtgcctgtatgtctgtgtctatatgtcaggttgggtgtcaggcgccacctctctggggacatctcaggccctccaaggtttggaggcctatctccccctaccaccacttcccctgccagtggcggaccccctcagacatcggtgcgttggtggttctttgtgtccggggatgggcgtccaggtacacaccggctcactccttggcggccgcttatcggggcctggagcctggggctcgctcgggccacttcggaggtggggtgcccccggcctctcggcctggggctcggtcactcaggcgcagctggctgccggcggagctcacgggcgcgtcactgcaactccccctggcttctgctccgcggctgctgagtgagccctcatctgggactctcctcagctctttctgggacagtggcgcggctgcccctctgttggtcttccttggtctcttgtgttctgggggcctctggatgtctggagttttgatctcctccacacctgcttcacgccctggaggacggggctgtggcccccccacaccctctagcagattattacatgaaggaaccttttaaaaaacaaaaaacaagcgtgtccatgctcacaggtgtacacacgggtgatcacacccacaaactacaccctttttggctcctacctcaaagcacactgtgttctgttgatcttatgtgctgcacaataatgtttaacatttagtatttactgtcatattcctatatatcattgtgatgttgtttattctattactcttgttctcttctgcttgctttcttttttctttctcagcaggtgatccaggtgattgatatatgcattttttttcttattttttttctctgcccgttctgttggtttttgtcttttgcccttctcccccatccctcttctcagctgtttctcgttccctctttctttctccccttctttcccccagtcaagtctgtcccgtattcagtaagtgaaaataaaataaacaataaaaggtgaatcaaatggaccattacggcaaggctgggatggtcagtttggtaaagtaaatccgttgggcatctttctttgcctttagacaacaattctgatggcaaaagagccaaacgggacaggccaaaaaaaaaaccaaaaaaaaacccaaaacacataTGTCATCCTTTCATTGTTTACCATCCTTCATGATAAACGTTCACTGTGTATCATCATTCAATAAAAAAATcttctgaaatgaaaaaaataaataaataaataaaaaattcactttgtatttactcatgttatctttgtctgatattaaaatgtatttgatgatctgaaacaattAAGTGTGACTTATatgcaatcaatcaatcaataaataaataagaaaacaggaagggggcaaatactttttcacagcactgtttgTTCTGTGCTCACATTATAATTGAGCTCTGTTTTTTCTCCCAGGCGTGCACTCAACAAGCAGCCAGTTTTCTGaatagctgaatgtttttgaatACAGATGTCTGAAACAGAGAGCTGCTAGCTGGAGCACAACCCCTTTTCACTGGGTCTGAATAGACATGGGAGCACAGGCTGGGGACCAACAGAGCAGCTAAATAGGGCAGAGTCAGCAGCCTTTTCTTTCACTCTCCCACTCTTGAAAACAGTATGCTCTTCAACATGCACCACACACATCACTCTAACTTGGTTAAATTTGtagaaaaaaacatatataaaataGCAAAAACCCGGTGTGTTTTCCACATTCCTACACCAGCATCTGTGATCAATTACAGTATCACAAACAACCTCGCCTAACAAACAACACTTCTGCTGACTCTACATTGTTGGACTGAGTGTTCATAGTATAACAACGTGTTTAAATAAGGGACATTAGATAAGAGGAGACAGTGAATCCTGAATAAAAATCTATGGGAGAGTTCTGTAACACAAAAGAAGCGTCTCCCCTGCCCCTCACCCCGAGAGCCAATCaacagataaaaagaaaaacatatcaGCCACTCATTAGAGTTTGGAATTTCAGAATTTATAAAGGCCACTAAGCAGGAGACAAtagagaaacacccttcaaccatgTGTGTTGATGTTGCACAGAATGTCCACCAGGGGTCACTCTGGAACTCCCTTTTTAGCAATGCCACATAGGAAACAGGCAGCTGTTGGGCACACTTGGGCAGAGCAAGAACAAGTAAATAAGTAACTACATATAACAAATGTTACAAAAATCTGTTTGATTTGTgtgtcaaaggaaaaaaaaatccaatattCTATATTCTTAATTCACCAAATATCAATATTAGTCTTAAAAATCCTATATAACTTTGCTCTTCTACAGTGCTGGCTGATGGACCAACAACAGCTCAAACAAGATTAGCCTACAGACTGATGTGTGTACCACATATTTTTGACCATGCTCCCATCTGATAGCAGAAGATCTCTGCAGATAGGCAGGGAGGCAGTCTATAGCTGCAAACTGACTGCCAATGCGTCACAGCCGTTGAACCATCAATTTCCCCTCTATTGCTGGGTTGTTTCCCAACAATTTAAAACAGTGAGAGCAagataaaaagacaaaagggCAATAGAGGATCTTAATGAACAGTCAAGCAACAGCAACAACCAGATACCCCACGTTTCAAAAGACAAGAACACTGTTGAGAAGAATTTGATAATATGGAGGTATTTTGGTTATTTAAAGTCCAACAAAGAAGCAGAGCAGCGTGCACTGCCAGTTGTATTGAGAGCGTGTTTCCactaattttttttatcatctgaAGCAGCACCATGCTTTAGAGCACATGCAATGCAAGACTTTACAGTTCCAGACATGTCCTTATGTACCAGAACTTACAATGGAAAATGAAGAGACTGTGATATGAGAAACGCAAGTCTATTTTACTGCAAAACACGCCAATTAGCACAGTTGACAATTTGGCATTTAAGTGGCTGAGTAAAGTAACTGAACCTCATAAGCCAACTCCCTCACCATAAACATTTCTCTCAGAtgctacctttttttttttaggatggGCAGAGACACTCTTCATGTTGGCTCATGTAACATCCTTTTATTCTATGAATGCATTGTGCAAATATAAAAAGCTTTTTAAGCCTTTTAAGCATGATTTTAGTGTCACTATTTCTACTACTTCTTTGTTTCTTCTATTCATACAGTTATGTCCCTGTAACCACTGAAATTACAACTATGGCTCTCTACCCATTCAGTCACATAGGTGCTTCAAAATAACTGCTCAAATACCTGCCTGGAGGCATTTTGAAGACGGCTGCCGGGTGGCTAAACTTACATTGAGCACAACCGGTTTAAATACAGCTCAAATATTTAACAAACAGCACAGAATGAAAAGGCCAAAGTCCACAATGTTTGCCTGAAACTGGCAGACACGTCTTAAATATTAGCCAGGCTTTTGACTGTTAACAGCACAAGTTTACAGTGGAGGAAGGGTGACTGCTGAACTGACATTCAGAATCTATGAAATACAAAATGACATcagtttaaatgtaataaaggTGCCTATTTTGATCAGGATGCTGTTGaaagaaaatatttataaatgtataaatatgtctgtgaatgttctcagtcattcaggtcattgtagtctaggaagcttggaaagaaaagcgtctggacttctttaagttgcttgaagacgtttcacctctcatccgagaagcttcttcagttccaaggtcaaatggtggagagtcccagatttaagccctatgggagtgtccctcAAGAGCCTACAaaggaccccctaatgatcTCAACCTAATCACCCGTTTCACaccgagccaaggtgtgaaaacgggtgtaggtcacaatcaacCAAGGTTTAGAGTgaactcattgtgaaacctagccctaCCCTATCGTGATTTACTGAGAtcaaatggcccaggatgtgagtggacgTTAAAGGGTCTGggaaaggatctcaaaactggattatagatggcagacagttgatGTTGTAAGCCACCActtctgttcaaagatggtccttcacagtggacatagatgggggagtgaaagaagccatctatgtccactgtgaacaacCATTTTTGAACAGAAGCGGTGGCTTATGActtcccagacaccttaacgcccactcacttCCTGGGCCATTTGATctcagtaaatcacatgatagggtggggctaggtttcacaatgagttcACTCTAAACCTTGGTTGATTGTGAGctacacctgttttcacaccttggcttgtGTAATTAGGGGGTCCTTTGTAGGTTCTTGAGGGACACTCTcatagggcttaaatctgggacgctccaccatttgaccttggaactgaagaagcttctcggatgagaggtgaaacgtcttcaagcaacttaaagaagtccagacgcttttcttttcaagctctATAAATGCATAAAGGTGCAAAGCTCACTGTAAACCATGCAATTAAAGCTGAGATAAGCCAAGGGGCAAGTTCCCATTATTTCAAATTAACAGAGCTGTTGTAGTTGATTTCGCTGTCAATAAGTGCACTGGATCTGATCCAGGGTTGCACAAAAACATGAGCTTGAGACAAAGAAGAAACAGTGTTTGAGAAAGAGGTGGGGGGGAAAGCACAGTGGTCTAGTAAATAACCCTTCCCTGCGCTCTTTCTTTAACTGCGGGGAGGCACTTCCTTGCCATAACATCAGCTTCCTGTGGTGGCGTCTcccaagaaaaagaagaagaaaagaaatgtcGACCCTGCAAGGGTGACTGTTTACAAAGACAAGCAGAGATCAGTCCAGTTGAGACACAGACTTTTTCAAACCTCAAATTTGACTTAAAAAAATGTCTGGTTATTAATGCCAAACAGGAATGAACCATCTTATGACAAAGctttaactatttaaatctttaaatctaTAGACTAGTGAGTGCTTATGGTTTTTGCACTCAGCTGTCAAATGCACATTCATCTATGCAAAGGGGTATTTATGTACTGCACCCATACAATAATACCGTTCTCCTGTACACTGCTGTTACTGAGTCAGTCTGATCACCTCCTGCAGTGGCACTTTCAGTCACCTGAGAAAGAGCGGCTcctctgttttgctttgttttccctTCACCACCACATAGCACTGATGCACAAAGAATCACAGCCAACAACTATGTGGTGTAACCACAATATCCAGAACTGCTGACTAACATCTTACTCGTATATCTAAATCCAGTTATCAGTTTGGTCACAGTCCATGTTTAACCACTAACCATGTGAGCTCTTCTCCCAGCGGTGGACCCTCTTTCAAAGACGGGTAAATCCGGTGTTACTTGAATCCTGCCACAAACTCTGTGTCCTTGGGCCTGCTCAGCATATTTATAAGTGCCACAGAGCACGTTAAAAGTAACCGCTTAACTGATTAACTAGTCGTACATTTTCTGTGTTCGGTGCCACTAGAGAAGAAAGTCTCCAAGACTGAGATTTccccaaaatgtgtttttgttctatTCTCAAAGACAAATCATTCATCGGCCAGAGACCACAAAGCTATATTTCCCCTTTACTATCTTCTGGAAACTAATCTCATGAGGAGACTGTGGTATATTGATCTCTCCAAACTGTTGACAAAAGTTGAGAGACATCTGTGGACACCTGgttttacatataaatatatatgtatctaatTTTCAATAAATGGAGTATACGAATAAGTCACATCTTTGAAACAGCATGGTCAACCAAAAGACAAGCTGAGATATCAGTAGTGTTGACTCCTCtgaaacagcaacacaaacgtCAGCCCTAATACGACGTGTGAAATGTACACGTAtgtcatttagccattttatTTTAGGGAAAAACAATCTGCCCATACTACGGAATAAATGAACATTTGTACTACCCTAGGAAAAACAAATAGCATCTTAAAATTATTGACATAACCTAGCTAGCTAGTTAGCTGTACTGTCAGGCAGGCAGTTAGTAAACTTCCTGCTTTGCCTTTCAAAACTAAAGCACCAACCTAGACACGTAAGCACACCCCTCAACAGCTACTATCGAAAATGTCAACAGACGAGTGAAAATAACAGTTAAAGATGACATGAGGTATAATGCACGCAGACAcaagatgtatttttttttaactgcagatACTTTTAGCTAATGAAAAATGTTCTGCAGCAAAAATCAGGACATATTTAAAACACTATTTAACAGTTAACAAAGCATAACGGCAACTTTATTTTGAGGGAAAATCTCGATTTAACAATAGCTCTGGTTTTActggcacacatgaaactaCTGTACGAATGCCCCCCGCCGAGACTACTTGGCAATCTACTTATTGTGAAATTATTTATGAGATGACTCAAAGCACGCTCGTTAGCTTGACAGCTTATCCAAAATCGGGTGTAAGGGTTAAAACAACATTATAAGCAGTAGTTAAGCCAACACAACTAAGAAAACTAGGCTTGGTTGTTCATGTGACCTCGGCGTAGGTGCCTGCGTTTCTTTTCAGTCTGTTAATTTCACCGCGCTGCCAGCAAGAAATATCAACAATTATGTCGCTAATGCTATTATTAAGCTAACAATGTTAGCATAGCCGGCAAAAAGACAGCGCCCCTCCACTTAACTGCAGAAATATTCCTACCTAAGGTTCTCCTTATCTCCCAGCTTGGCAGGTTAGGGCCCGATAGGCATCCATTTGCGGTCGCTAACAGTCTGCCTAGCCCACAACGTGTTACGGCAGCGGGCAGCACCGGTTTCGGATGTCGGCTCCCTTCTGTTGGCAGCAGCCGCCGCATGAGCCTCTGCCCCCTCCCCGTGTTGGATCACCTCAGCATCACCCGCAGGAGGGACACTCCACTGCCTCCACCATAAGCAAATATGTGGTTAATTTGTAACcaaattaatataaatatatatgtatctaatTAACCAAATGTGGTTAATTTGTAACCAAATTAACGACTTTACAcgatttaatttaaaatgaagaAACTGGAAAACCATTTGGATGAATGCTTATCCTCTTTTAATCTCTAAGACTAGTTTGAAATATATCTGAAACCTCAAGTATTATCACACTATTTATGCGGGCGGAAAAGTATCAGAATATAAACATAGACAGGGACCCAGCCACAAATCCGGTCTCTGGAAAACTATAAATTGAGCCTGATTTGGATGTTCGCTCCTGTTTTCACTAATCTAATTTTCAGTGAAAACATTTCATACTCTTGAATGTGGTTTAGGCTCAGTTCAGTACATTTCATTCATTAAAGAGGAATAAACCCCTTATCCTGATGACACtgtatactgaaaaaggacacaAGAAGAGTTTAATACTGCcaagtatttatttacatatcACACTGGTCATCCTAAAAGTTATTGCTTATTTCACATGAATCAAAAGCCTTTAGACTTTGTGCTAACAAGTTTAAATACTTAAAATGATTTGGAAAAATGTGAAtacacagtgtttttttttcacagagcTTTAACTTACACTAGGTACAGCATGTCAATGATAAACTTATTAATAACTCTCAATACATGAGTGCATCACTATGCTTCAAGGATCCTACTGGGAAATGTTTGGTGCTCCAGATCATCATATCATTCCCAAGTGCTCTCATTTCTACAGCAGTGTGGTCTTTGTTATATAAAGGTGGAAGACTACAGAGAAGGAATGCagaaagtatgtgtgtgtgtatgtgtatatatattttgatTCCAGCTGAATACATCAGTTCAGAAAGAATCTaaccaaaaaaaaagtggaTGCATGAATTATGGGTAAAAAGACAAGTGTGAAATTAACACACAGCACAGTATACATTCCATGGGTGGAAAAAAAGGGCTTTTTCTGGAATGATTTTTCCTTTCACTTCTCTGTACCTCCTCCAAAAAGAATTGGTATGTACATGAAAGTTGGCCCGGACTCCACCAGAAGAACCTGTAAAAGGTCACTACACAAACTGTATAGCACAGAAAACAGTGTTGAGGTCAACATGCCTGCATGTTGCTGCATCTTAACTACAGTTTTCAGTCTTATACGTTTTAAATTCTGTACAAAATTCAGAGTGTGTAAACATTAGGATAACTGAAATGTTCTACTGATCGTCAGCAGGGAAACATTGGCACAGGTGAGCTTGAAACCAAGTCAAACAGatctacaaaaaacaaaaatatatttagactTCAAAAATATAAGTCTGAAAAAGTCCATCCACCCCACATCTTATAAAATCCAGCAGAAGTCATCCCCTATGGATATGGAGCTGATGTGCACAGTGACCAGACAGAGCGGGGGTAAACATTAACATATCGTATTCTAAtattgcttttaaaaatgtaaattaaaaaaagaaatcatataTTTTGTCCACACATCATAATCAGATGCTTTTTACTGACACAGCAGGTAAGCTTAAACAGAACAGGGCATGGTCATTATAGCTCCAGGAGAAATGGCTTTGCTCATGGTGGCTGTTTCCAGTTTTCAGTGGGTCGAAGGCTCCCCCTggtggttacatgaataggaAACCAGCAGCGTCCACCTGTTGAAGCAGCtgagcttcttcctcacagcgGGACGTCGCTGTTATACTTCAGTAGAGAAGAGAAGGCTCTGACGTTTGCTGTCAGGTGTGGGAATGCTGTCAAGCTGAAGGAAGTAGAGAAGGACTTGGACCTATGGAGACACACGAAGTAGGGATCAGACCCATACGGGCTCTCTAAACGCTGCAGTTTCACTCATCACGGGTTTTACCTGAGCCATGACCTCTAGGGACCAGCAGTCGTTCATGGAGATTGGCTGCGAGCTGCTTGAGAGTTTGCTGTCTTTTTCAGACGGCCGAAGCAAATTGGGGCCAAAGACGGTGGCTATGTTGTGCAAAGACATCTTATTGATGATTTCATTTTCAGCCACCCTATAAgaatgatgtaaaaaaaaaaaaaaaaaaattagtttaGCAAAATCCTAACTAAACAGCACATCTTCACCAAAAGgtataaaatgtaaatgcaaGAGATGAGGTAAAAAGCGATGTCAGCAAATTGATTCTGTATCAAAAGTGTGCAAACAATTACATTCAAATTAGTTACCATAACCATCTTTTACCACACAAAATTCATATTTAACTAAACTATGAAACATCCACCCATCTTCATCTGTTTGTGAGGCAGCAGGGTAAACAGGATATTCCAAATGTCCTTCTGGGCAGCAATGTTTTCAAGTACCTCCTGGGAGATTCCAAGATTTTCCCAGGCCAGATGAGATAAATTCGCTTACGGAAGTTCTGAGTCTACCTCAGGGTTCCCAGAAAATCACAAAGATCAAGTACCACCAAGAACCATGTCTGTGGGGCTTTTCTGATGTGAAGAATCATTGGCTCTACTTTAACCCTATGTTTAAGGCTACATGTCCAGCTACCCTACAGAATAAACTGATTTCAGCTGCTTACAACACTATTCAGAGCTCATGATCATATTCTGCTTTCTCAGTACTCTTTTCACAAAAAATGGCCCTAAGAGGCAAAAAAACCCCTTGATATATAAATGTAATTCTTTGAAGATTTGACAGTCTTGTTTAATGTTCTTAAAGTGTCTTCTATTTTGATAACTCGGTACGTGCTATAACAGATTTAATGAAAGCTGTTTACCTTTTCAAGTGGTCAAGCAGGAAGAGAAAAGTCAACAGATTAGGCTCCGGTAGGGACAGCAGAAGGTTGACCATACAGCTCTCCTTGGCCACACTGTCAGAAAGAGCTGTAAGGCAGATGCACATATGAATATTCTggtgacaaaaacaacaaatgtatcTCCTCCTGACCAACAAAGATGCTGTAGGGGTGAGTTAAACATGAGGTGGTGACTAACCAATGCCTCCAGCAAAGTTTGGGTACAACTCATCAGTGAAAAGAGGCTCCGGCAGCTCACGGAAATACAGCTTCAGTGTTCCCGCGATGGCGTTTACGTCCATCTCCCGCATCATGAGAGCCACGTCCTTGTTGTCTGCAAGACAAATGAGACATCGGTCAGTATATACCAAGGAGTACAAGAgctttgaggaaaaaaaaaaaaagaaatactgagCAGGGTGGAAGTCGATTTCTCAGGACTCTTTTCTTACATTTGTCTTCacatcaagtatatttgttcTAAAACAGCTGTCTCTGTTTCCCAAGTTTAAAGTGAACTCACTTGAATCAAAGGCAGCCTTCAGCGCCTGAATGTCAGTTGCGACACCAGATACTCTGTAAATCCCAACTTCGTCCATGCCCCGTCGCTCAATCTCCTCTACACACTGGCGGACAATGAGCGGGACCTTGGAGCGTTCTCGCCTATTAATGACACAGTGGCACAAAAACAAGGTTACAGCTACTAAGAATTCCACAGATCGTAGAAACAGGGCATGTAAATCAGACCACAGCTGAATCTATTTACTTTATCACCAGTACTAATGTTTTTAAAGACCACATTTGCATCAATCTGTTCTGACTTGTGGCGGTCTAGcttctttccttttgttttttagttacaGTCAAATAAGCTTTTTCCACATAAGGTAGTTTGGCATGTTTCTGGCGTGaatgacaaaatgaaaaaaatccccTTTGGTGCTTCACCTTTAGGGTCCTGGTGTTacgccaaaaacaaacaaactttcaCATCTACTGACATAATGAAACATGTTAACTCTTACAAATAGATAACAATGACAGTCAACACATAACAGCTACTCACTTTGTTACTGCGTTGATTTTCACTCCAAAGACGCCAGACTGCTTCCTGGAAGGCATTCGCTTCAAACTGAACTCTCTGCCGGTGAACTTCATGGAAAGCTTCACCTCAATCTGACAAAAAGATTAGATAAAGTCAGCCTGAGTGATAACAACAAGTCCAATCCTAAAACATAACATAAAGAGGCAGCAAAGCGACTTGATGATGTCTGTTTTACTGGACTGTTAATCAAAAGTTAGCAACTGTTGGCAAGTGGCCAAAGCAGGCTGGCAAGTCGAGCCCCATAGACCCCCATATTTATATATTACTTTGGTTCAAGCTCATTTCTAGCGTCGATTTTTCATCTTGGACtctactagagtagctttgcatgattcacagttgaaGATGGTCCACAGTTATCATATTTATTTCATCCACCATCTGAAACAAGCTGCTCTCCCTCCCTGCGTCCTTGCTTTAAGCCAGCTTTCTTTGGCCAGGCTGCCTCTCTCAAACTGAAGGTTTTAACAGCACGTCTGCGGGGCTTCTTTGCTCAGAGCAAGAGCTACTTGCCTGAGATGTTATTATGTTTACCTACTTTCATTGCACTCGTCACTCAGCTTTTAGCTCACTGGGATTACTCGCACATGCTCTGACATCATTGTCTTAATCTTAATATGAGATAAGGAAAACATAGCTGATCTCCTTTAACAACGTGGCACAGTTGATTCCAgttaaacagaaacacaaaaacaaacgaacTGGTTAAACGGAAGATGATGGATGGCATATTTGAGACATCTTAAAGTGGATTTTAAGCAGCCTTAATACTTTCTTAATATCTATTCATCATTAATAAGAGGAAATGGTGAGACAAACAAGGAGAACCAGCATTTAAATCTCAACATTTATCTTTCCAGTAAATTTTGTGTGGACTCGACAC is drawn from Maylandia zebra isolate NMK-2024a linkage group LG12, Mzebra_GT3a, whole genome shotgun sequence and contains these coding sequences:
- the si:dkey-91m11.5 gene encoding breakpoint cluster region protein isoform X2, whose product is MPEIKSESNPKEEEIMDQAEGRLEEEGDATLRKPTSTGARLWERVRSSLIRPKLDPQTLQSKDWQRTVITMNGIEVKLSMKFTGREFSLKRMPSRKQSGVFGVKINAVTKRERSKVPLIVRQCVEEIERRGMDEVGIYRVSGVATDIQALKAAFDSNNKDVALMMREMDVNAIAGTLKLYFRELPEPLFTDELYPNFAGGIALSDSVAKESCMVNLLLSLPEPNLLTFLFLLDHLKRVAENEIINKMSLHNIATVFGPNLLRPSEKDSKLSSSSQPISMNDCWSLEVMAQVQVLLYFLQLDSIPTPDSKRQSLLFSTEV